In Falco biarmicus isolate bFalBia1 chromosome 7, bFalBia1.pri, whole genome shotgun sequence, a single window of DNA contains:
- the PARP16 gene encoding protein mono-ADP-ribosyltransferase PARP16: MPSPGPGEAAARLRETAGRDPLAADLRCSLFAAALQSYKRDSALRPFPGRYAGADSKDFEGLLADTHALPSLKELLESVPDTEKRTWDLFSWILSSKVFMIHSTKKQEYEKIQELTGMSGAAVPAPDYLFEIVYCDQMNTKFAETKGERDLIYAFHGSRLENFHSILHNGLHCHLNRTSLFGEGTYLTSDLSLALLYSPHGLGWQRSALGSILSCVAVCEIIDHPDVKCQVKKKDSEEIDRKRARVKNSEGGDVPQKYFVVTNNQLLRVKYLLVYSQKQHRRPPSQSSWIYTHRFAVMMMLYLLLLIVIGASNSPTFVYYWHRMFNSER, from the exons ATGCCATCGCCCGGCCCCGGCGAGGCGGCCGCCCGCCTTAGGGAGACGGCGGGGAGGGACCCGCTGGCCGCCGACCTGCGGTGCAGCCTTTTCGCCGCCGCGCTGCAGAGCTACAAGCGCGACTCGGCGCTCAGGCCCTTCCCGGGCCGCTACGCGGGCGCCGACAGCAAGGACTTCGAGGGGCTG CTTGCAGATACCCATGCTCTGCCAAGCCTGAAAGAACTTCTGGAGTCTGTTCCAGACACAGAGAAGAGGACCTGGGATTTGTTTAGTTGGATTTTATCATCTAAGGTCTTCATGATACATAGTACTAAGAAACAGGAG TACGAGAAGATCCAAGAACTCACAGGGATGTCTGGGGCTGCGGTTCCTGCTCCGGACTACCTCTTTGAGATCGTGTATTGCGATCAGATGAATACCAAGTTTGCTGAGACCAAGGGAGAGCGGGACCTCATCTATGCCTTCCATGGGAGTCGCCTCGAAAACTTCCATTCCATACTGCACAACGGCCTGCACTGCCATTTGAACAGG aCGTCCTTGTTTGGTGAAGGTACCTATCTTACCAGTGACCTGAGCCTGGCTCTCCTTTATAGCCCTCATGGTCTTGGTTGGCAGCGAAGTGCATTGGGCTCTATCCTTAGCTGTGTAGCTGTTTGTGAGATCATTGACCACCCAGATGTAAAGTGTcaggtgaaaaagaaag ATTCAGAAGAAATagacagaaaaagagcaagagTGAAAAACAGTGAAGGGGGTGATGTACCGCAGAAATACTTCGTTGTCACAAACAATCAGCTTTTACGAGTTAAATACTTGCTAGTATATTCACAGAAACAGCACAGGAG gcCTCCTAGTCAGTCTTCCTGGATTTATACCCACCGTTTTGCCGTAATGATGATGCTGTACCTACTGCTGCTAATAGTGATAGGGGCCAGCAACTCGCCAACCTTCGTCTACTACTGGCACAGAATGTTCAACTCGGAGAGATGA